The proteins below are encoded in one region of Thermosulfurimonas marina:
- a CDS encoding cobyrinate a,c-diamide synthase has product MEPRRLSRIVIAAQRGGAGKTLFTLGLIRRLLREGLRVAPFKKGPDYIDAGWLSRAAERPCRNLDPFLMEEKALLKVFREGASGADIAVVEGNRGLFDGVDLEGTCSTARLARLLQAPVILVLDCTKVTRTLAAVVKGFQAFDPGVHLAGVVLNRVARARHENIVTRAIEHYTGVPVLGAVPRLRIPFPERHLGLIPWQEYGGKERLFEALEEALAGVEVHRLLEVAAQAPPLLLPEEPLWSSSGSLSGVRIGVFRDQAFQFYYPENLEILALAGAELVFIDALREKRLPSVSALYLGGGFPETQAEALAENSSLMKDLKEAAEDGLPVYAECGGILYLGRELSWKGRTYPMCGVLPVDFEVRERPAGHGYSLVGVVAPNPYYPEGLLLQGHEFHYSVPTRVGEGPSFVLKVERGFGFDGLRDGILYKRVFGTYTHVHAVSTPAWLEGWLRALEGAEKGPRWGESLSEERGLTKDHLKI; this is encoded by the coding sequence ATGGAGCCCCGGCGTCTTTCCCGGATAGTGATTGCGGCTCAGCGCGGGGGGGCGGGCAAGACCCTTTTCACCCTGGGCCTCATTCGCCGCCTTTTGCGAGAAGGTTTGCGGGTGGCCCCCTTCAAGAAGGGGCCGGATTATATCGATGCCGGCTGGCTCTCCCGGGCGGCAGAGCGCCCCTGCCGCAATCTGGACCCCTTTCTCATGGAGGAAAAAGCCCTTCTCAAGGTCTTTCGGGAAGGGGCCTCTGGGGCAGACATAGCCGTGGTGGAAGGTAATCGGGGGCTTTTTGACGGGGTAGATCTTGAGGGGACCTGTTCTACGGCCCGTCTGGCCCGTCTTCTTCAGGCTCCGGTGATCCTGGTTTTAGACTGTACCAAGGTTACCCGGACTCTAGCCGCGGTGGTCAAGGGCTTTCAGGCCTTTGACCCGGGAGTCCATCTGGCCGGGGTGGTCCTCAACCGGGTGGCTCGGGCCCGGCATGAAAATATCGTCACCCGGGCCATTGAACATTACACCGGGGTGCCCGTGCTGGGGGCCGTTCCCCGCCTACGTATCCCTTTTCCGGAAAGGCATTTGGGACTCATCCCCTGGCAGGAATACGGGGGAAAGGAGCGCCTTTTTGAGGCCCTAGAAGAGGCCCTGGCTGGAGTGGAGGTACATCGTCTCCTTGAGGTAGCGGCTCAGGCCCCGCCACTTTTACTGCCCGAGGAGCCGCTTTGGTCCTCCTCGGGGAGCCTTTCCGGAGTGCGGATCGGGGTCTTTCGGGACCAGGCCTTTCAGTTCTATTATCCCGAAAATCTGGAGATCCTGGCCCTGGCCGGAGCGGAGTTGGTCTTCATAGATGCCCTGCGGGAAAAGCGCCTTCCCTCGGTCTCGGCCCTTTATCTCGGGGGCGGCTTCCCGGAGACTCAGGCCGAGGCCCTGGCGGAAAATTCCTCCCTTATGAAGGATTTAAAGGAGGCCGCCGAGGACGGGCTTCCCGTCTATGCCGAATGCGGCGGGATCCTTTATCTTGGCCGCGAACTCTCCTGGAAGGGCCGGACCTATCCCATGTGCGGGGTGCTTCCGGTGGACTTCGAGGTTCGGGAAAGGCCCGCAGGACATGGTTATAGCCTGGTGGGGGTGGTGGCCCCCAATCCCTACTATCCGGAAGGTCTTCTCCTCCAGGGGCACGAGTTTCACTATTCAGTGCCCACCCGGGTGGGGGAAGGGCCTTCCTTCGTTCTGAAGGTGGAGCGCGGCTTCGGTTTTGACGGCCTTCGGGACGGGATCCTTTACAAAAGGGTCTTTGGTACCTATACTCATGTGCACGCGGTAAGTACGCCAGCCTGGCTGGAAGGCTGGTTGAGGGCCCTGGAAGGGGCCGAAAAGGGTCCGAGATGGGGCGAATCCCTCTCTGAGGAGAGAGGGTTGACCAAAGACCATTTAAAAATCTAA
- the flhA gene encoding flagellar biosynthesis protein FlhA, translated as MAEAGVPLRRYIDPSNAVVAAGVVGLLTIMVFPVPRGLMDILLALSFTISLTVLLMSMYIVKPLDFTAFPAILLVTTLYRLSLNIATTRLILLHGHEGPWAAGKVIMSFGQFVVGGNYVVGAIVFAILVIINFVVITKGAGRIAEVAARFTLDAMPGKQMAIDADLNAGLIDEAEARRRREEIRKEAEFYGAMDGASKFVRGEAVAGLVITSINIVAGLIIGMVQKGLPLSEAARSYTLLTIGDGLVSQIPALIVSTSAGIIVSRAASESGMGRDFARQFAARPEALAMAAVAIFFIGLLPGLPTLPFTVLAFGVGGLAYLSYRMTREVPEEKPPEEAPAPPPEEVTQYLPLDLLSLEIGYALIPLVDEAQGGDLLERIRNLRKQFALDMGLVIPPIHVRDNLQLKPAEYAILIKGVEVARGEVLPGYFLAMGPEDKPPPVEGAIPTREPAFGLTAWWIPEKEKDKAEAAGYTVVNLSTVIVTHFAEVIKRHADELLTRQEVQKLLDGLSRQYPKVVEEALNVVNLGTIQKVLQNLVREGVSIRDLLTIVETVADYGERIKDPDTLTEYVRQRLARLIVRPYLEAGRLYVMAVGEDIEEAIRRSLQRTAEGTYLMIDPKVGSRIVAILAQAAERMTRAGHHPVFLATPTVRRHLRRLVERTLPQVVVLSHAEMPPEITVEILETVRLGRED; from the coding sequence ATGGCCGAGGCCGGAGTCCCTCTGAGACGCTACATCGATCCCAGCAACGCCGTAGTAGCCGCCGGGGTGGTGGGGCTTCTCACCATCATGGTCTTTCCCGTGCCCCGGGGCCTCATGGACATCCTTCTGGCCTTGAGTTTTACCATCTCCCTTACCGTACTTCTTATGTCCATGTATATCGTGAAACCTCTTGATTTTACGGCCTTTCCGGCCATTCTTCTGGTAACCACCCTCTATCGCCTCTCCCTCAACATCGCCACCACCCGGCTTATCCTGCTCCACGGCCACGAAGGCCCCTGGGCGGCGGGCAAGGTGATTATGAGTTTCGGTCAATTTGTGGTGGGCGGAAATTACGTGGTGGGGGCCATCGTCTTTGCCATCCTGGTGATCATCAACTTCGTGGTCATCACCAAGGGGGCCGGACGGATTGCCGAGGTGGCCGCCCGTTTCACCCTGGACGCCATGCCCGGAAAACAGATGGCCATCGACGCCGACCTCAACGCCGGGCTTATTGACGAGGCCGAGGCCCGTCGCCGTCGGGAGGAGATCCGCAAAGAGGCCGAATTCTACGGGGCCATGGACGGGGCCAGCAAGTTCGTGCGCGGGGAGGCCGTGGCCGGCCTGGTTATTACCAGCATCAACATTGTGGCCGGTCTGATTATCGGGATGGTCCAGAAGGGTCTCCCCCTTTCGGAGGCGGCCCGTTCCTACACCCTCCTTACCATCGGTGACGGACTGGTCTCCCAGATTCCGGCCCTGATTGTCTCCACTTCGGCGGGAATTATCGTAAGCCGGGCGGCTTCGGAGTCCGGTATGGGCCGGGATTTCGCCCGCCAGTTTGCCGCCCGTCCGGAGGCCTTGGCCATGGCCGCGGTGGCCATCTTTTTCATCGGTCTCCTTCCGGGGCTGCCCACTCTACCCTTCACCGTACTGGCCTTCGGAGTGGGAGGGCTGGCCTATCTTTCTTACCGGATGACCCGGGAGGTTCCGGAGGAAAAGCCCCCCGAAGAGGCTCCAGCCCCTCCCCCGGAGGAGGTCACCCAGTATCTTCCTTTAGATCTTTTGAGCCTGGAGATCGGCTATGCCCTCATTCCTCTGGTGGATGAGGCCCAGGGTGGGGACCTTCTAGAAAGGATTCGCAATCTTCGCAAGCAGTTTGCCCTGGACATGGGCCTGGTTATTCCTCCCATCCATGTGCGGGACAACCTCCAGCTCAAACCCGCGGAATACGCCATCCTCATCAAGGGGGTAGAAGTGGCCCGGGGAGAGGTCCTCCCCGGATACTTTCTGGCCATGGGGCCGGAGGACAAGCCCCCGCCGGTAGAAGGGGCCATTCCCACCCGGGAGCCGGCCTTTGGTCTTACCGCCTGGTGGATCCCGGAAAAGGAGAAGGATAAGGCCGAGGCGGCAGGCTATACCGTGGTCAATCTTTCCACGGTGATCGTGACCCATTTTGCCGAAGTGATCAAACGCCACGCCGACGAGCTTCTCACCCGTCAGGAGGTCCAGAAACTTCTCGACGGGCTTTCGCGCCAGTATCCCAAAGTGGTGGAGGAGGCCCTCAATGTGGTCAACCTGGGGACCATTCAGAAGGTTTTACAGAATCTGGTGCGGGAGGGAGTCTCCATTCGGGATCTCTTGACCATCGTGGAAACGGTGGCCGACTACGGAGAGCGGATCAAGGATCCAGACACCCTTACCGAATATGTAAGACAGCGCCTGGCCCGACTCATCGTAAGACCCTATCTTGAGGCCGGGCGCCTCTATGTGATGGCCGTGGGGGAGGACATCGAGGAGGCCATCCGGAGGTCCCTCCAGCGGACGGCCGAGGGCACCTATCTCATGATTGATCCCAAGGTGGGCAGCCGCATCGTGGCCATTCTGGCCCAGGCTGCCGAGCGCATGACCCGGGCCGGACATCATCCGGTCTTTCTGGCCACGCCCACGGTTCGACGGCACCTGCGCCGCCTGGTGGAAAGGACCCTGCCTCAGGTGGTGGTGCTTTCGCACGCCGAGATGCCCCCGGAGATTACGGTGGAGATCCTGGAGACGGTGAGGTTGGGCCGTGAGGATTAA
- a CDS encoding methylated-DNA--[protein]-cysteine S-methyltransferase, which produces MPRGWTTTSLPFLGERLYFLLKGGRLVRVSFGALEEWRRFPEAPQGVREGLAREMEAYLSGRKPYPDWPYLFEGLSPFAERVLFVLREIPRGQVRTYGWLAARVGRPRAARAVGQALRKNPLPLFFPCHRVVGRRDLGGFSAGLSWKIRLLSLEGSFDGRLSQI; this is translated from the coding sequence ATGCCCAGAGGATGGACCACGACAAGTTTGCCCTTTCTGGGAGAAAGACTTTACTTTCTCCTTAAGGGAGGGCGGCTGGTGCGGGTGAGCTTTGGGGCCCTGGAGGAGTGGAGGAGATTTCCCGAGGCCCCGCAGGGGGTGCGGGAAGGCCTGGCCCGGGAGATGGAGGCCTATCTTTCCGGCCGAAAGCCCTACCCGGACTGGCCCTACCTCTTCGAAGGTCTCTCCCCCTTTGCCGAACGGGTACTTTTTGTCCTGCGGGAGATCCCCCGGGGCCAAGTGCGCACTTATGGTTGGCTGGCCGCCAGAGTAGGTCGTCCCCGAGCTGCCCGGGCCGTAGGTCAGGCCCTGCGAAAAAATCCCCTCCCTCTCTTTTTTCCTTGCCACCGGGTGGTGGGAAGAAGGGACCTCGGGGGCTTTTCCGCAGGACTTTCCTGGAAAATCCGCCTCCTTTCTTTGGAAGGCTCCTTTGACGGAAGATTGTCGCAAATTTGA
- the flhB gene encoding flagellar biosynthesis protein FlhB, producing MPEEPLQERTEEPTPKRREEARKRGQVARSRELASVAVMGSGALAFALAGGFMLAQVLAAYRYFLGLPFRSLAFPETLLAAKQALRFTGLALLPIFILVSLAAFLAHFLQTGGVAAWEALSPKLERIHPVEGFKRLFSLPALVELAKALAKIVIISTVAWLVIRKHREEMLSLLGEDLWTVARELYFLSRDLVLKLLMALAALAVLDFFFQRWDLERKLRMTREELKEELKQTEGDPLVRARIRQLQREMARRRMMAEVPRADVVITNPEHVAVALKYELKEMPAPQVVAKGRGVLAQKIKEIAREHGVPIVEDPPLARVLYARVEVGEFIPEDLYRAVAEILAYVYRLKGKRVS from the coding sequence GTGCCGGAAGAACCCCTTCAGGAAAGGACCGAAGAGCCTACTCCCAAAAGGCGGGAAGAGGCCCGTAAGCGGGGCCAGGTGGCCCGGAGCCGGGAGCTGGCCTCGGTAGCCGTAATGGGAAGTGGGGCCCTGGCTTTCGCCCTGGCCGGAGGTTTTATGCTCGCCCAGGTCTTAGCCGCCTACCGTTACTTTCTGGGTCTGCCTTTTCGCAGTCTGGCCTTCCCCGAGACCCTTCTGGCGGCCAAGCAAGCCCTGCGCTTTACCGGCCTGGCCCTCCTTCCGATCTTCATCCTGGTCTCTTTGGCGGCCTTTTTGGCCCATTTTCTCCAGACCGGAGGGGTGGCCGCCTGGGAGGCCCTGAGTCCCAAACTGGAAAGGATTCACCCCGTGGAGGGTTTCAAGAGGCTCTTTTCTCTTCCGGCCCTGGTGGAACTCGCCAAGGCCCTGGCCAAGATCGTCATCATTTCGACGGTGGCCTGGCTGGTGATCCGCAAGCACCGCGAGGAGATGCTGTCCCTCCTGGGAGAGGACCTGTGGACCGTAGCCCGGGAACTTTATTTTCTCTCCCGGGATCTGGTCCTGAAATTGCTTATGGCTTTAGCGGCGCTGGCGGTGCTTGACTTTTTCTTTCAGCGCTGGGATCTGGAGAGAAAGTTACGGATGACCCGGGAGGAGTTAAAGGAAGAGCTCAAGCAGACCGAGGGGGATCCTTTGGTCCGGGCCCGGATCCGGCAGCTTCAGCGGGAGATGGCCCGGCGGCGAATGATGGCCGAGGTCCCCCGGGCGGACGTGGTCATCACCAACCCGGAACACGTGGCCGTGGCCCTGAAATACGAACTTAAGGAGATGCCCGCTCCCCAGGTGGTGGCCAAGGGGCGGGGAGTTCTGGCCCAAAAGATCAAAGAGATCGCCCGGGAGCACGGGGTGCCGATAGTGGAAGATCCCCCGCTGGCCCGGGTCCTTTATGCTCGGGTGGAGGTAGGGGAATTCATTCCCGAAGACCTCTACCGGGCGGTGGCCGAGATCCTGGCCTATGTGTATCGCCTCAAGGGTAAGAGGGTGTCCTGA
- a CDS encoding flagellar biosynthetic protein FliR, whose amino-acid sequence MKPYDLLDLWPWAFTLTLVFLRVSFFLFFMPLIGSVVPATVRAALSLVLALSLVFVVPEPLRPPASVLAAGGMMATEALFGAALAFLLRVIFAGIQLGGELVGMQIGFGVAQVIDPVSGVQAPILAQLTYLLAFLLFLAFDLHHPFLWALGEGLRLLPPGSLKPRPELFQYLVGEGRVLFEVSLKILAPLLAFMLLLQLALGVVSRFVPQINIMIVSFPLTVGLGLFFFGLTLALVPKLLSPAFERALLGFRVVVRALGG is encoded by the coding sequence ATGAAGCCCTACGACCTTCTCGATCTCTGGCCCTGGGCCTTCACGCTGACTCTGGTCTTTCTGCGGGTCTCCTTTTTTCTCTTTTTCATGCCCCTTATCGGGAGTGTGGTCCCGGCCACGGTGCGGGCCGCCCTTTCCCTGGTGTTGGCCCTTTCCCTGGTCTTTGTGGTTCCGGAGCCTTTGAGGCCTCCGGCCTCGGTGCTGGCCGCCGGGGGGATGATGGCCACCGAGGCCCTTTTCGGGGCGGCCCTGGCCTTCCTCCTCCGGGTCATCTTTGCCGGGATCCAGCTCGGGGGGGAACTGGTGGGCATGCAGATCGGTTTCGGGGTGGCCCAGGTCATTGACCCCGTAAGTGGGGTTCAGGCCCCCATTCTGGCCCAGCTCACCTATCTTCTGGCCTTTCTTCTTTTCCTGGCCTTTGATCTGCACCATCCCTTTCTTTGGGCTTTGGGCGAGGGCTTGCGCCTTCTTCCCCCAGGAAGTCTCAAGCCCCGCCCGGAACTTTTTCAGTATTTGGTGGGGGAGGGAAGGGTCCTCTTTGAGGTCTCTCTCAAGATCCTGGCCCCGCTTCTGGCCTTCATGCTCCTTTTACAGCTGGCCCTGGGAGTGGTCTCCCGTTTTGTGCCCCAGATCAATATCATGATCGTAAGCTTCCCCCTAACCGTGGGCCTGGGGCTTTTTTTCTTCGGGCTCACCCTGGCCCTGGTCCCCAAATTGCTTTCTCCAGCCTTTGAGAGGGCCCTCCTGGGTTTTCGGGTAGTGGTGAGGGCCCTGGGAGGCTAG
- a CDS encoding 4Fe-4S dicluster domain-containing protein encodes MFEITINYDTCDADQECINACPAQVYDEGEDGKPVVARPEDCLGCETCVEVCPTGSITVQEV; translated from the coding sequence ATGTTCGAGATCACCATCAACTACGACACCTGTGATGCTGACCAGGAGTGCATCAACGCTTGCCCTGCACAGGTCTATGACGAGGGCGAGGACGGCAAGCCCGTGGTGGCCCGTCCGGAGGACTGCCTGGGCTGTGAGACTTGCGTGGAGGTCTGTCCCACCGGCTCCATCACGGTCCAGGAGGTCTAA
- a CDS encoding flagellar biosynthetic protein FliO, protein MGPEVYLRVLGITLLLVGLVVLAAYLLRRGRWGLSEKGREIRVEEMRPLGLKHRLALVRVRGRVLLLGLSEKGITLLRDWEDEKD, encoded by the coding sequence ATGGGCCCAGAGGTCTATTTGCGGGTCCTGGGGATAACTCTTCTTTTGGTGGGGCTGGTGGTGCTTGCGGCCTATCTCCTGCGGCGCGGACGCTGGGGACTTTCCGAAAAAGGGAGGGAGATAAGAGTGGAGGAAATGCGGCCTCTGGGGCTCAAGCATCGTTTGGCCCTGGTGCGGGTGAGGGGGCGGGTCCTTCTTCTGGGGCTTTCCGAAAAGGGGATCACCCTTCTGCGGGACTGGGAGGATGAGAAGGATTAG
- the fliN gene encoding flagellar motor switch protein FliN → MAEELQEKEKIEEIQDNQGPVEETPEAAPAEEKKEGLGGEDDLMAMWEEALKEAGVEGGGEEAPSEASKAPAAEPAKLEEFREAPATGAHPELELILDIPLEVSVEIGRTKMILNDLLKLTQGSIIELNKMAGEPVEIYVNGRLMARGEVVVVNDRFGVRLTEIISPQERVKKLGEE, encoded by the coding sequence ATGGCTGAAGAGCTCCAAGAAAAAGAAAAAATCGAAGAAATTCAGGACAATCAGGGACCGGTGGAAGAGACTCCGGAGGCCGCTCCGGCGGAAGAGAAAAAGGAAGGCCTGGGAGGAGAGGACGATCTCATGGCCATGTGGGAGGAGGCCCTTAAGGAGGCCGGAGTGGAGGGGGGTGGGGAGGAGGCCCCTTCCGAGGCCTCCAAGGCCCCGGCGGCCGAGCCCGCCAAGCTTGAGGAATTTCGGGAGGCCCCGGCCACCGGAGCCCATCCGGAGCTGGAACTCATCCTGGATATTCCCCTGGAGGTCTCGGTGGAGATCGGACGCACCAAGATGATCCTCAATGACCTTCTCAAGCTCACCCAGGGCTCCATCATCGAGCTCAACAAGATGGCCGGGGAGCCGGTAGAAATCTACGTGAACGGACGCCTGATGGCCCGGGGAGAGGTGGTGGTGGTGAACGACCGTTTTGGGGTGCGGCTTACGGAGATCATCAGCCCTCAGGAAAGGGTCAAGAAGCTGGGAGAGGAGTGA
- the fliP gene encoding flagellar type III secretion system pore protein FliP (The bacterial flagellar biogenesis protein FliP forms a type III secretion system (T3SS)-type pore required for flagellar assembly.), protein MRRIRVLSFLLVGLALASSAAALTLPAVRLSLEPAKGPEQVAPVLQVLLLLTILSVAPALLLMLTSFTRLVVVFSLLRHALGTQQTPPNQVLVALALFLTFFIMAPVFRQSYQRALLPYLDHQLTEEEMLREALKPFRAFMLRNTREKDLALFVKLRGEPRPARPEEVSTLSLIPAFMISELRTAFEIGFLLYLPFLIIDMVVSSVLLSMGMLMLPPMMVSLPLKLLLFVLVDGWNLLVGSLARSFF, encoded by the coding sequence ATGAGAAGGATTAGGGTCTTGAGTTTCCTTCTGGTGGGGCTGGCTCTGGCCTCTTCGGCCGCGGCCCTGACCCTTCCCGCGGTGCGGCTGAGCCTCGAGCCCGCTAAGGGGCCGGAACAGGTGGCCCCGGTGCTCCAGGTGCTCCTCCTTCTTACCATCCTTTCTGTAGCCCCGGCCCTCCTTCTTATGCTGACCTCCTTTACCCGCCTGGTGGTGGTCTTTAGCCTCCTGCGACACGCCCTGGGAACCCAGCAGACCCCACCCAATCAGGTCCTGGTGGCCCTGGCCCTCTTTTTGACCTTTTTCATCATGGCCCCGGTCTTTCGCCAGAGCTATCAGCGGGCCCTCTTGCCGTATCTGGATCATCAGCTTACCGAGGAGGAGATGTTGCGCGAGGCCTTGAAGCCCTTTCGGGCCTTCATGCTCCGAAATACCCGGGAAAAGGATTTGGCCCTTTTCGTAAAACTGCGGGGGGAGCCCCGCCCGGCCCGCCCGGAGGAGGTCTCTACCCTCTCCCTGATTCCGGCCTTTATGATTAGCGAACTGCGTACGGCCTTTGAGATCGGCTTTTTGCTCTATCTCCCCTTTCTCATCATCGACATGGTGGTCTCCAGCGTCCTCCTTTCCATGGGGATGCTCATGTTACCTCCCATGATGGTCTCCCTTCCCCTCAAGCTCCTCCTTTTCGTGCTGGTGGACGGCTGGAACCTTCTGGTGGGCTCGCTGGCCCGGAGTTTCTTCTAG
- a CDS encoding macro domain-containing protein: MPLRVKIDGKTLELVSGDITEQETEAIVNAANERLIPGGGVDGAIHRKGGPSIAEEAHKIGHCPTGSAVVTGAGRLKARYVIHAVGPIYRDGKSGEAELLASAYRESLKRATELGLSSVAFPSLSTGAYGYPLEEAAPIALTTILDYLKEHEKPSLVRMVLWGEKAYQAYAETLKRLAKERGLPLEED; the protein is encoded by the coding sequence ATGCCTCTTAGGGTGAAGATTGACGGAAAAACTCTGGAGTTGGTCTCCGGAGACATTACCGAGCAGGAGACCGAGGCCATCGTAAATGCCGCTAACGAAAGGCTCATCCCTGGCGGCGGAGTAGATGGAGCCATCCATCGTAAGGGAGGACCTTCCATCGCCGAAGAGGCCCACAAGATCGGTCACTGTCCCACCGGCTCGGCGGTGGTCACCGGGGCCGGGCGCCTCAAGGCCCGCTATGTTATCCATGCCGTAGGGCCCATCTACCGGGACGGAAAGAGCGGAGAGGCCGAACTTCTGGCCAGCGCCTACCGGGAGTCCCTTAAACGGGCCACGGAGTTGGGTCTTTCTTCGGTGGCCTTTCCCTCCCTTTCTACCGGAGCCTATGGCTATCCTTTGGAGGAGGCCGCCCCGATAGCCCTGACCACTATTCTGGATTACCTCAAAGAGCACGAAAAACCTTCCCTGGTGCGCATGGTCCTCTGGGGAGAGAAGGCCTACCAGGCCTATGCTGAGACCTTAAAAAGACTGGCTAAGGAGAGGGGGCTCCCGCTAGAGGAAGATTAA
- a CDS encoding flagellar basal body-associated FliL family protein, translating into MAEEKEKKGGKGKLLIFLILGLVLVAGAGVAAYFLLFAKKAPPPEETKPAVPKEENKPGPFLQLNPFVVNLADPTGRRYLRVKIALELKDDQALTEANDRIPQINDTIIMVLSSKTVEEVLAPEGKAELRFEIMNKLNQLLGPGKVRGVYFTQFVVQ; encoded by the coding sequence ATGGCCGAAGAAAAGGAAAAGAAGGGTGGAAAGGGCAAGCTCCTCATCTTTTTGATTCTGGGGCTGGTCCTGGTGGCCGGGGCCGGGGTAGCGGCTTATTTTCTCCTCTTTGCCAAGAAGGCCCCGCCGCCGGAGGAGACCAAACCTGCAGTCCCCAAGGAGGAAAACAAACCCGGCCCCTTTTTGCAGCTCAATCCCTTTGTGGTCAACCTGGCTGATCCTACCGGGCGAAGGTATCTGCGGGTAAAGATTGCCTTAGAGCTCAAGGACGATCAGGCCCTCACCGAGGCCAACGACCGTATTCCCCAGATCAACGATACCATCATTATGGTCCTTTCTTCCAAGACCGTCGAAGAGGTTTTGGCCCCGGAGGGCAAGGCCGAGCTGCGTTTTGAGATCATGAATAAACTCAACCAGCTCCTCGGCCCGGGTAAGGTCCGAGGGGTCTATTTCACTCAATTTGTGGTGCAATAG
- the fliQ gene encoding flagellar biosynthesis protein FliQ translates to MTEATVVHLARQAVELTLLISAPMLVAGLVVGLVISIFQAVTQIQEMTLTFVPKIVAVFLALLLSFPWIMHKLLHFTENLFGNLPQFIK, encoded by the coding sequence ATGACGGAGGCTACGGTGGTCCATCTGGCGCGTCAGGCCGTGGAGCTCACCCTCCTTATTTCGGCGCCCATGCTGGTGGCCGGTCTGGTGGTGGGCTTGGTGATCAGCATCTTTCAGGCCGTGACCCAGATCCAGGAAATGACCCTTACCTTTGTGCCTAAGATCGTGGCCGTCTTCCTGGCCCTCCTTTTGAGTTTTCCCTGGATCATGCACAAGCTCCTCCATTTCACCGAAAATCTCTTCGGGAACCTTCCCCAGTTCATCAAATGA
- the fliM gene encoding flagellar motor switch protein FliM produces MEKVLSQEEIDALLASMGGGELDLTPEPEEVEGVKPFDFRNYAISTRIKIPGFEVINEHLARGLRMGFSTLLREIVEVTALPIQMERFRDFLNRIPVPTSIHIFRLEPLRGQALLVIDAPLVFAFVERFLGGGERKLIKVEGREFTPIEQRLIRRVVTHIFQELERAWKGIQPVKAKYVRGEVNPQFARVLQPEETVVVCNFEVDIEGLQGKIAFCYSLGMLQPIKSKLYAPYQTEEATDPYWRKQLEEILFSAEVTLRAFLGQARIRIRDLLSLEPGDVLVLESKVEDPVVVTVEGRPKILGDLGVFKGYKAVRVKEFVKVEA; encoded by the coding sequence ATGGAGAAGGTGCTTTCTCAGGAAGAAATTGATGCCCTTTTGGCCAGTATGGGTGGGGGGGAGCTTGATCTCACCCCCGAGCCCGAAGAGGTGGAGGGGGTCAAGCCCTTTGACTTCCGGAACTACGCCATCTCCACCCGCATCAAGATCCCGGGCTTTGAGGTTATCAACGAGCACCTGGCTCGGGGCCTGCGCATGGGCTTTTCCACTCTCCTGCGGGAGATCGTGGAAGTGACCGCTCTTCCCATTCAAATGGAGCGCTTTCGGGACTTTTTGAATCGCATTCCGGTCCCCACCTCCATCCACATCTTTCGTTTGGAACCCTTGCGGGGCCAGGCCCTTTTGGTCATTGATGCCCCTCTGGTCTTCGCCTTTGTGGAGCGTTTTCTGGGAGGAGGGGAAAGAAAGCTCATCAAGGTGGAGGGGCGGGAATTTACCCCCATCGAGCAACGGCTCATCCGGCGGGTGGTCACCCATATCTTTCAGGAGCTGGAAAGGGCCTGGAAGGGCATTCAGCCGGTAAAGGCCAAGTACGTGCGGGGGGAGGTCAATCCTCAGTTTGCCCGGGTCCTCCAGCCCGAAGAAACGGTGGTGGTGTGTAATTTTGAGGTGGATATTGAGGGACTCCAGGGCAAGATCGCCTTCTGTTACTCCCTGGGTATGCTTCAGCCCATAAAGAGTAAGCTTTATGCCCCCTACCAGACGGAGGAGGCCACCGATCCTTACTGGCGCAAACAACTGGAGGAAATCCTCTTTTCCGCGGAGGTCACCCTGCGGGCCTTCCTGGGACAGGCCCGTATCCGCATCCGGGATCTCCTTTCCCTAGAGCCCGGAGATGTGCTGGTCCTGGAAAGCAAGGTGGAGGACCCCGTGGTGGTCACCGTAGAGGGCCGGCCCAAGATCCTGGGGGATCTCGGAGTTTTTAAGGGATATAAGGCGGTAAGAGTCAAAGAATTTGTAAAAGTGGAGGCTTAG